The following coding sequences lie in one Myxococcus xanthus genomic window:
- a CDS encoding ABC transporter permease, with product MAYVLRRLGFYLLAAWASLTLNFVIPRLAPGDPASAMFARFEGRVQPEAMVALRAAFGFTEAPWYVQYATYLKHLLRGDLGLSYAYYPARVSEVIGTGLLWTLGLAGCAVIISFTLGSMLGVLAAWNRGGWLDATVAPALAFLGAFPYFWLAMLALYLFGFGLGWFPLRHAYSHDLEPALSFTFAADVARHAFLPAASIVVATLGGWMLSMRNTMVATLGTDTLRLAHAKGLPPRQVMLRYAARNALLPNVTGFGMALGFVLSGSLLTEIVFSYPGTGYLLILAVRNQDYPLMQGLFLTITFAVLAANFAVDLLCLWLDPRTRAHA from the coding sequence ATGGCCTACGTCCTGCGGAGGTTGGGCTTCTACCTGCTGGCGGCCTGGGCGTCGCTGACGCTCAACTTCGTCATCCCCCGGCTGGCGCCCGGCGACCCGGCGTCCGCCATGTTCGCGCGCTTCGAGGGCCGCGTGCAGCCCGAGGCCATGGTGGCGCTGCGTGCCGCCTTCGGCTTCACGGAGGCCCCCTGGTACGTGCAGTACGCCACGTACCTGAAGCACCTGCTGCGCGGCGATTTGGGCCTGTCCTACGCGTACTACCCCGCGCGCGTGTCCGAGGTGATTGGCACCGGCCTGCTGTGGACGCTGGGGCTGGCCGGGTGCGCGGTCATCATCAGCTTCACGCTGGGCTCCATGCTGGGCGTGCTGGCCGCGTGGAACCGCGGCGGGTGGCTGGACGCGACGGTGGCCCCGGCGCTCGCCTTCCTGGGGGCCTTCCCCTACTTCTGGCTGGCCATGCTGGCCCTGTACCTCTTCGGGTTCGGGCTCGGCTGGTTCCCGCTGCGGCACGCGTACTCGCACGACCTGGAGCCGGCGCTGTCCTTCACCTTCGCGGCGGACGTGGCGCGGCACGCCTTCCTGCCCGCGGCCTCCATCGTCGTGGCCACGCTGGGCGGGTGGATGCTGAGCATGCGCAACACCATGGTGGCCACGCTGGGCACGGACACACTCCGGCTGGCGCACGCGAAGGGACTGCCGCCCCGGCAGGTGATGCTGCGCTACGCCGCGCGCAACGCGCTTTTGCCCAATGTCACTGGCTTCGGCATGGCGCTGGGCTTCGTGCTGAGCGGCTCGCTGCTGACGGAGATTGTCTTCTCGTACCCGGGCACCGGCTACCTGCTCATCCTGGCCGTGCGCAACCAGGACTACCCCCTGATGCAGGGGCTCTTCCTGACCATCACCTTCGCCGTGCTCGCCGCGAACTTCGCCGTGGACCTGCTGTGTCTGTGGCTGGACCCGAGGACCCGCGCCCATGCGTGA
- a CDS encoding dipeptide/oligopeptide/nickel ABC transporter permease/ATP-binding protein, which produces MRDLLRRLLRQRKAAVGVSILLGFIVLALLGPWLVMDPTELVGRPHQPPSSAHWFGTTGQGQDVLAQTVVGARETLAIGFAVGALVTLMGALIGVTSGYLGRRVDDVLTLTTNVFLVIPGLPLAIVLGAYLPSGPFRMVVVLSLAGWAWNARVFRAEAMALRNRDFVSAAFVAGESRSRIVVRELLPNMASLLGSSFIGNTLYAVGAQVGLEFLGLGDVGAVTWGTNLYWAGNDAALLTRSWWVFVPTGLCIALVGFSLTLLSSAIDEVTNPALKAPPVATTAVRTTRSSSADAAPPSGALLSIRDVCIEYATERGPARVVDSVSFDIAPGEVFGLAGESGSGKSTLGYALLRLLPPAASITQGRIILDGTDVTALDETALRAYRWSQVSMVFQSAMSALNPVLTLGDQFHDTLAAHGRTTRAAAHARARELLAMVGLAPQLVDAWPHQLSGGMRQRVGIALALALEPKLVVMDEPTTALDVVVQKELLQRVLELKQRLGFAVLFITHDLPLLLALSDRVGVLQGGKLVEVDTAERLRTEARHPYTRLLLSSFPHLSAADALVPADVTLAGSERTVAQAAAQGGGR; this is translated from the coding sequence ATGCGTGACCTTCTTCGACGGCTGCTGCGCCAACGCAAGGCGGCGGTGGGCGTGAGCATTCTGCTGGGCTTCATCGTGCTCGCGCTCCTCGGGCCCTGGCTGGTGATGGACCCCACGGAGCTGGTGGGCCGTCCCCACCAGCCACCCTCCTCCGCGCACTGGTTCGGCACCACGGGCCAGGGGCAGGACGTGCTGGCGCAGACGGTGGTGGGCGCGCGTGAGACGCTGGCCATCGGCTTCGCGGTGGGCGCGCTCGTCACGCTCATGGGCGCGCTCATCGGCGTGACGTCCGGGTACCTGGGCCGCCGCGTGGATGACGTGCTGACGCTCACCACCAACGTCTTCCTCGTCATCCCCGGCCTGCCGCTGGCCATCGTCCTGGGCGCCTACCTGCCCTCCGGCCCCTTCCGCATGGTGGTGGTGCTGTCGCTGGCCGGCTGGGCCTGGAACGCGCGCGTCTTCCGCGCCGAGGCCATGGCCCTGCGCAACCGGGACTTCGTCTCCGCCGCGTTCGTCGCGGGGGAGAGCCGCTCGCGCATCGTCGTCCGGGAGCTGCTGCCCAACATGGCGTCGCTGCTGGGCTCGTCGTTCATCGGCAACACGCTCTACGCGGTGGGCGCGCAGGTGGGCCTGGAGTTCCTCGGCCTGGGCGACGTGGGCGCGGTGACGTGGGGCACCAACCTCTACTGGGCCGGCAACGACGCGGCGCTGCTGACGCGCTCCTGGTGGGTCTTCGTGCCCACCGGTCTGTGCATCGCGCTGGTCGGCTTCTCGCTGACGCTGCTCAGCTCCGCCATCGACGAGGTGACCAACCCGGCACTGAAGGCGCCTCCGGTGGCGACCACCGCCGTGCGCACGACGCGGTCCTCCTCGGCGGACGCGGCGCCGCCGTCCGGCGCCCTGCTGAGCATCCGGGACGTGTGCATCGAGTACGCCACGGAGCGTGGGCCCGCGCGGGTGGTGGACTCGGTGTCCTTCGACATCGCGCCCGGTGAGGTGTTCGGACTTGCGGGTGAGTCCGGCAGCGGCAAGTCGACGCTGGGCTACGCGCTGCTGCGCCTGCTGCCTCCGGCCGCCAGCATCACGCAGGGCCGCATCATCCTGGATGGCACGGACGTCACCGCGCTGGATGAAACCGCGCTGCGCGCGTACCGCTGGAGCCAGGTGTCCATGGTCTTCCAGAGCGCGATGAGCGCGCTCAACCCGGTGCTCACGCTGGGGGACCAGTTCCACGACACCCTCGCCGCCCATGGGCGGACCACCCGCGCCGCGGCCCATGCGCGCGCGCGGGAGCTGCTGGCCATGGTGGGGCTGGCGCCTCAGTTGGTGGACGCGTGGCCGCACCAGCTCTCCGGTGGCATGCGGCAGCGCGTGGGCATCGCCCTGGCGCTGGCCCTGGAGCCGAAGCTGGTGGTGATGGACGAGCCCACCACGGCGCTGGACGTCGTGGTGCAGAAGGAGCTGCTCCAGCGTGTGCTGGAGCTGAAGCAGCGGCTGGGCTTCGCGGTGCTCTTCATCACCCATGACCTGCCACTGCTGCTCGCGCTGTCGGACCGCGTCGGCGTCCTCCAGGGTGGCAAGCTGGTGGAGGTGGACACCGCCGAGCGCCTGCGCACGGAGGCACGCCACCCGTACACGCGCCTGCTGCTGTCCTCCTTCCCTCACCTGAGCGCGGCGGACGCGCTGGTGCCGGCGGACGTGACGCTGGCGGGCTCGGAGCGCACGGTGGCCCAGGCCGCGGCGCAGGGGGGTGGACGATGA
- a CDS encoding ABC transporter ATP-binding protein has product MSAPLLEATELLRTVPVGGFLSRSRRTLLNRVSFTLERGEIVALVGESGSGKSTLARVLARLDTPDAGSLRLGGEDVLTLERGGASLAYRGRVQMVFQDPFASLNPVHTVAHHLERPLLRHGRATRAGLKDRVHALLESVGLTPAEQLARRYPHELSGGQRQRVAVARALAVEPDVIIADEPTSMLDVSTRRGVLQLLRGLTRERGIGILFITHDLASARHLADRVLVLYAGSVVESGRTADVLAAPRHPYTRLLLSAVPDGADFLNTPLPVRPATGPMPVFGCPFAPRCPHADARCHDTLPPSHVHGAAHTVRCHLESSKGASDNAAVPQ; this is encoded by the coding sequence ATGAGCGCCCCGCTGCTGGAGGCCACGGAGCTGCTGCGCACGGTGCCCGTGGGCGGCTTCCTCTCCCGTTCGCGCCGCACCTTGCTCAACCGCGTGTCCTTCACCTTGGAGCGCGGAGAAATCGTCGCGCTGGTGGGCGAGTCCGGCAGCGGCAAGTCCACCCTGGCCCGGGTGCTGGCGCGGCTGGACACGCCGGATGCCGGCAGCCTGCGGCTGGGCGGCGAGGACGTGCTCACCCTGGAGCGCGGCGGCGCATCGCTCGCGTACCGGGGCCGCGTGCAGATGGTCTTCCAAGACCCCTTCGCCTCACTCAACCCCGTCCACACCGTGGCCCATCACCTGGAGCGCCCGCTGCTGCGCCATGGCCGGGCTACACGCGCCGGACTCAAGGACCGCGTCCACGCCCTGCTGGAGTCCGTGGGCCTGACGCCCGCGGAGCAGTTGGCGCGGCGCTACCCGCATGAGCTGTCCGGCGGCCAGCGGCAACGCGTGGCCGTGGCGCGCGCGCTGGCCGTGGAGCCGGACGTCATCATCGCGGACGAGCCCACCTCCATGCTGGACGTGTCCACGCGCCGGGGCGTGCTCCAACTGCTACGCGGTCTGACGCGCGAGCGCGGCATCGGCATCCTCTTCATCACCCACGACCTGGCCAGCGCGCGCCACCTGGCCGACCGCGTCCTGGTGCTGTACGCGGGCAGCGTCGTGGAGTCCGGCAGGACAGCGGACGTACTCGCCGCGCCCCGGCACCCATACACCCGGCTGCTCCTGTCCGCCGTGCCGGATGGCGCGGACTTCCTCAACACCCCGCTGCCGGTGCGGCCCGCCACGGGCCCCATGCCGGTGTTCGGCTGTCCCTTCGCGCCCCGCTGTCCCCATGCGGACGCGCGCTGCCACGACACCCTCCCCCCCTCTCACGTCCACGGCGCGGCCCACACGGTCCGCTGCCATCTCGAATCCTCGAAAGGAGCCTCCGACAATGCGGCAGTTCCCCAATGA
- a CDS encoding GH1 family beta-glucosidase gives MRQFPNDFLWGVATSAFQIEGATSADGRGESIWDRFAATPGKISDGSDGKVACDHYHRWREDVALLRWLGVKSYRFSVAWPRVLPTGRGAVNAAGLDFYSRLVDGLLDAGIEPFVTLYHWDLPQALQDLGGWPSRDTASAFVEYADVMSRKLGDRVKRWITHNEPWCISVLGYGNGEHAPGHKNWGEVLATAHHTLLSHGQAVPVIRANVKDAEVGITLNLSPAEPASPSPEDAEACRRHDGSFNRWFLDPLYGRGYPKDVVEDYVKDGHLASSTLPFVRDGDMAAIAVPTDFLGINYYSRAIMRSDRIPESQNAPRTVHPEPERTDMDWEVYAPALTRLLVHLHTHYQPGPLYITENGCAYATGPSEDGQVHDDKRVAYLRSHLEASLEAIHQGVPLAGYFAWSLMDNFEWAFGYQKRFGMVYVDYDSQRRIPKDSAHLYKALVEKNGLDVELAA, from the coding sequence ATGCGGCAGTTCCCCAATGACTTCCTGTGGGGTGTGGCCACCTCCGCCTTCCAGATTGAGGGCGCCACCAGCGCCGATGGGCGCGGTGAGTCCATCTGGGACCGCTTCGCCGCCACCCCTGGCAAAATCAGCGACGGTTCGGACGGCAAGGTCGCGTGCGACCACTACCACCGCTGGCGCGAAGACGTGGCGCTGCTGCGCTGGCTGGGCGTGAAGTCCTACCGCTTCTCCGTGGCCTGGCCCCGCGTGCTTCCCACCGGGCGCGGCGCCGTGAATGCCGCGGGCCTGGACTTCTACTCGCGGCTGGTGGACGGGCTGCTGGACGCGGGCATCGAGCCCTTCGTCACGCTCTACCATTGGGATTTGCCCCAGGCGCTCCAGGACCTGGGCGGCTGGCCTTCCCGCGACACCGCGAGCGCCTTCGTCGAGTACGCCGACGTGATGAGCCGCAAGCTGGGCGACCGCGTAAAGCGGTGGATTACCCACAACGAGCCCTGGTGCATCAGCGTGCTCGGCTACGGCAACGGCGAACACGCCCCCGGTCACAAGAACTGGGGCGAGGTGCTGGCCACCGCGCACCACACGCTGCTGTCCCACGGCCAGGCGGTGCCCGTCATCCGCGCCAACGTGAAGGACGCCGAGGTGGGCATCACCCTCAACCTGTCGCCCGCGGAGCCCGCGTCTCCCAGCCCCGAGGACGCGGAGGCGTGCCGCCGCCATGACGGCAGCTTCAACCGCTGGTTCCTGGACCCGCTCTACGGCCGCGGCTACCCGAAGGACGTGGTGGAGGACTACGTGAAGGACGGGCACCTCGCCTCGTCCACGCTGCCCTTCGTTCGTGACGGCGACATGGCCGCCATCGCCGTCCCCACCGACTTCCTGGGCATCAACTACTACTCGCGCGCCATCATGCGCAGCGACCGCATCCCGGAGTCGCAGAACGCGCCGCGCACCGTGCACCCCGAGCCCGAGCGCACCGACATGGACTGGGAGGTGTACGCCCCCGCCCTCACTCGGCTGCTCGTGCACCTGCACACCCACTACCAGCCCGGCCCCCTCTACATCACTGAGAACGGGTGCGCCTACGCCACCGGCCCCAGCGAGGACGGCCAGGTACATGACGACAAGCGCGTGGCGTACCTGCGCTCGCACCTGGAGGCGTCACTGGAGGCCATCCACCAGGGCGTGCCGCTGGCGGGCTACTTCGCCTGGTCGCTGATGGACAACTTCGAGTGGGCCTTCGGCTACCAGAAGCGCTTCGGCATGGTCTACGTGGACTACGACTCGCAGCGCCGCATCCCGAAGGACAGCGCTCACCTCTACAAGGCCCTGGTGGAGAAGAACGGGCTGGATGTGGAGCTCGCCGCGTGA
- a CDS encoding glycoside hydrolase family 2 TIM barrel-domain containing protein produces MNALVLVTSLALTLGQVPPPSGPETPPPPSDAPVVRVSPVTVNAAAQAVRVHQDERGFKLQVNGRDFPILGMNWGYTPIGENYRYSLWTQKEDFIRAVLHREMTLLRDMGVNAIRQFDDIPPQWVTYIHKNYGIYTVVNPLMGRYGTNVDGVMVPNTDYSNPNHRRALLNDLAQKVEKYRDVPGVLMWMLGNENNYGLHWTSFEIEALPGQEDTARAEHLYSLMGEAVRTIKKRDTLHPVSIANGDLQYIDLIARLMPELDILGSNVYRGPSARDLFDEVLRKLNKPVMFTEFGADAYDAKAGREDHLAQAEYLRKQWEEIYSQAYGQGRAQNALGGFVFQWVDGWWKYNQEANLSIHDTTASWPNGGYESDFVPGQNNMNEEWFGICALGPEDEAGIARIQPRTAYYVLQAAFRMDPYAPTTTPDTIREHFASIRPTEMSRGYESSIALARADDLSAVRVSNLRLMMDSSLSRGSIATVRPNQVAADHTESVFFDLALQPTSGVYGRASFNVVGNVAQNRLNNIFYENRGTPPAPATANGGAGQAPVPGVGNPAGQQPLGLDRLALYQAEFKLDRADFQLEGFYRTAHYHWGEEGDFFGLYREANYGPALDIYKGNAPFGVVFTGKNNLEGLKVAVGPELYWGANPSIVAKYRRNVGPVTLTLMHQEDIARGSTQLTASVIRERVARRSTLSLGWTKGPMALEVGGILAAPQRVGEEFTWSRPTDGPSYLNSGYEVMRDEIRMLDTLGAKARLTYDLGAVRTFIQGSYRGLVADGGPEQGILLTGWSLRESGRGNHFGGQAGAVVQVGSAFQVSPNLLYQKPLIGPNPRIEDAFDPESGRYFAGVRPRNVLVDAFTVLDNRETLGAELLLTFDPTPGTWFWQWDRDMREDAPFAAGLDLVYRRQPTSRDAGIAILADGSMVAFGNAPSARDEWEATLRVVTNPMQRLKIFGAAFAGSNQSSGEDNRQVRRFGVDASVLWDTLMLTTQLHFNNWGPYDYHRVFNLTYPIQLGGDLSYGLKRPVMGTVTTRFGLRGLVRMLDQYSEGLSATALDQGLEGREFEVGAYAILSL; encoded by the coding sequence GTGAACGCCCTCGTCCTCGTCACCAGCCTCGCGCTCACACTGGGTCAGGTGCCGCCGCCCAGCGGGCCGGAGACGCCCCCGCCTCCGTCGGACGCGCCGGTGGTGCGGGTGTCCCCCGTCACCGTCAACGCGGCGGCGCAGGCGGTCCGCGTCCACCAGGACGAGCGCGGCTTCAAACTCCAGGTCAACGGCCGGGACTTCCCCATCCTCGGCATGAACTGGGGCTACACGCCCATTGGAGAGAACTACCGGTACTCGCTGTGGACGCAGAAGGAGGACTTCATCCGCGCGGTGCTGCACCGCGAGATGACGCTGCTGCGCGACATGGGCGTCAACGCCATCCGGCAGTTCGACGACATCCCGCCGCAGTGGGTGACGTACATCCACAAGAACTACGGCATCTACACCGTGGTGAACCCGCTGATGGGCCGCTACGGCACGAACGTGGACGGCGTCATGGTGCCGAACACGGACTACTCCAACCCGAACCACCGCCGCGCGCTGCTCAACGACCTGGCGCAGAAGGTGGAGAAGTACCGGGACGTGCCCGGCGTGCTGATGTGGATGCTGGGCAACGAGAACAACTACGGCCTGCACTGGACCAGCTTCGAAATCGAGGCGCTGCCCGGTCAGGAGGACACCGCCCGCGCGGAGCACCTCTACTCGCTGATGGGCGAGGCGGTCCGGACCATCAAGAAGCGCGACACGCTGCACCCCGTCTCCATCGCCAACGGTGACCTCCAGTACATCGACCTCATCGCGCGGCTGATGCCCGAATTGGACATCCTGGGCTCCAACGTCTACCGCGGCCCCTCCGCCCGTGACTTGTTCGACGAGGTGCTGCGCAAGCTGAACAAGCCCGTCATGTTCACCGAGTTCGGCGCGGACGCCTACGACGCCAAGGCCGGCCGCGAGGACCACCTGGCGCAGGCCGAATACCTGCGCAAGCAGTGGGAGGAAATCTACTCCCAGGCCTACGGACAGGGCCGCGCGCAGAACGCCCTGGGCGGCTTCGTGTTCCAGTGGGTGGACGGCTGGTGGAAGTACAACCAGGAGGCCAACCTCTCCATCCACGACACCACCGCGTCCTGGCCCAACGGCGGATACGAATCCGACTTCGTGCCGGGCCAGAACAACATGAACGAGGAGTGGTTCGGCATCTGCGCGCTGGGCCCCGAGGACGAGGCCGGCATCGCGCGCATCCAACCGCGCACCGCGTACTACGTCCTCCAGGCGGCCTTCCGCATGGACCCGTACGCCCCCACCACCACCCCCGACACCATCCGCGAGCACTTCGCGTCCATCCGCCCCACGGAGATGTCACGCGGCTATGAGTCGTCCATCGCGCTGGCCCGGGCGGATGACCTCAGCGCGGTGCGCGTCTCCAACCTGCGCCTGATGATGGACAGCTCGCTGTCGCGCGGGAGCATCGCCACGGTGCGGCCCAACCAGGTGGCCGCGGACCACACGGAGTCTGTCTTCTTCGACCTTGCGCTCCAGCCGACCTCGGGCGTGTACGGGCGCGCCTCGTTCAACGTCGTGGGCAACGTGGCGCAGAACCGCCTCAACAACATCTTCTATGAGAACCGCGGCACGCCCCCCGCGCCCGCCACGGCCAACGGCGGCGCGGGCCAGGCCCCCGTACCCGGCGTGGGCAACCCGGCGGGACAGCAACCGCTCGGCCTGGACCGGCTCGCGCTGTACCAGGCCGAGTTCAAGCTGGACCGCGCGGACTTCCAACTCGAGGGCTTCTACCGCACCGCCCACTACCACTGGGGCGAGGAGGGCGACTTCTTCGGCCTGTACCGTGAGGCGAACTACGGCCCCGCGCTGGACATCTACAAGGGCAACGCCCCCTTCGGCGTCGTCTTCACCGGGAAGAACAACCTGGAGGGCCTCAAGGTGGCGGTGGGCCCGGAGCTCTACTGGGGTGCCAACCCGTCCATCGTCGCCAAGTACCGGCGGAACGTGGGGCCGGTGACGCTGACGCTGATGCACCAGGAGGACATCGCCCGGGGCTCCACCCAGCTCACCGCCTCGGTCATCCGTGAGCGCGTGGCGCGCAGGTCGACGCTGTCGCTCGGCTGGACGAAGGGGCCCATGGCGCTGGAGGTGGGCGGCATCCTCGCGGCCCCGCAGCGCGTGGGCGAGGAGTTCACCTGGTCTCGCCCCACGGACGGCCCCAGCTATCTCAACAGCGGCTACGAAGTGATGCGGGATGAAATCCGGATGCTCGACACCCTGGGTGCCAAGGCACGCCTCACCTATGACCTGGGCGCGGTGCGCACGTTCATCCAGGGTTCCTACCGCGGTCTGGTGGCGGACGGCGGTCCGGAGCAGGGCATCCTGCTGACGGGCTGGAGCCTGCGCGAGAGCGGCCGTGGCAACCACTTCGGCGGACAGGCCGGCGCGGTGGTGCAGGTCGGCAGCGCGTTCCAGGTGTCGCCCAACCTGCTGTACCAGAAGCCCCTCATCGGGCCCAACCCACGCATCGAGGACGCGTTCGACCCGGAGTCGGGGCGGTACTTCGCCGGCGTGCGTCCGCGCAACGTGCTGGTGGATGCCTTCACCGTCCTGGACAACCGCGAGACGCTGGGCGCCGAGCTGCTCCTCACCTTCGACCCCACGCCCGGCACCTGGTTCTGGCAGTGGGACCGCGACATGCGCGAGGACGCGCCCTTCGCCGCGGGTCTGGACCTGGTGTACCGGCGACAACCAACATCTCGCGACGCGGGCATCGCCATCCTCGCGGACGGCAGCATGGTGGCCTTCGGCAACGCGCCGTCCGCCCGGGACGAATGGGAGGCCACGCTGCGAGTGGTGACCAACCCGATGCAGCGGCTGAAAATCTTCGGCGCCGCCTTCGCCGGCAGCAACCAGTCCTCCGGCGAGGACAACCGGCAGGTGAGGCGCTTCGGCGTGGATGCCTCCGTGTTGTGGGACACGCTGATGCTGACCACCCAGCTCCACTTCAACAACTGGGGCCCGTACGACTACCACCGCGTCTTCAACCTCACCTACCCCATCCAGCTCGGCGGAGACCTGTCCTACGGCCTCAAGCGTCCGGTGATGGGAACGGTGACGACGCGCTTCGGCCTGCGCGGCCTGGTGCGCATGCTGGACCAGTACTCGGAAGGACTCAGTGCGACGGCGCTCGACCAGGGACTCGAAGGCCGCGAATTCGAGGTGGGCGCGTATGCCATCCTGTCTCTCTAA